The following DNA comes from Nocardioides sp. JQ2195.
CCGCAGTCCACCCTTCGGCAGCTCGTGCGGCACGGAGAGTTCGGGGTGCGGATGGCTCAAAGTGGATCTCCTCAGATGAGACCGGCCGCCTCCAGCCCCGTGCGAAGTGCGGTCACTTCTTCCTCGTCGAGCTCGACGAGAGGGCTGCGGACGTGTCGGTTGTCGATGACGCCGAGCAGCTGGAGTGCTGCCTTGGCGGTGGTGGCTCCGTAGTTGGGGACGCCCATGACGGCGTCGATCGCGGGGAGCATCCGCGTGAAGATGGTGAGGGCTTCGGCGTGGTCGCCGGAGCGGAAGGCGTCGGACATCGCCTTGATCTGGTTGCCGGCCACGTGGCCGACGACCGAGACCACGCCGGCCGCGCCGTGGGCCAGCCAGCCGAGGTTGGCGATGTCGTCGCCGGAGTAGACCGCGTAGCCGAGCTGCTGCAGGCGTACGCCGCGGGCGAAGTCGCCGACCGCGTCCTTGACCGCGACGACCGACTCGATCCTGATCGCCTCGGCGTAGGTCTCGAGGGAGATCGTGGTGCCGGTGCGTCCCGGGACGTCGTAGAGCATCACGGGGACGCCAGTGGTCTCGGCGAC
Coding sequences within:
- the dapA gene encoding 4-hydroxy-tetrahydrodipicolinate synthase; translated protein: MTSAAPAAPFGRVLTAMATAFNDDDSVDFEGTKKIAQHLVENGHDGLVVSGTTGESPTTSIEEDGQILAAVREAVGADIKIVAGVGTNTTAHSVELARQAEKNGADGLLLVTPYYNKPSQKGVLHHFRQVAETTGVPVMLYDVPGRTGTTISLETYAEAIRIESVVAVKDAVGDFARGVRLQQLGYAVYSGDDIANLGWLAHGAAGVVSVVGHVAGNQIKAMSDAFRSGDHAEALTIFTRMLPAIDAVMGVPNYGATTAKAALQLLGVIDNRHVRSPLVELDEEEVTALRTGLEAAGLI